The following proteins are encoded in a genomic region of Arachis ipaensis cultivar K30076 chromosome B02, Araip1.1, whole genome shotgun sequence:
- the LOC107627752 gene encoding uncharacterized protein LOC107627752: MHDSKPIPTPMLSFERLSQSGAESFDDPTYYKSIAGVPQYYTLTKPGICFAVNKVSQFMHKPLISHWKAVKRIVRYLSGTTDQGLVFHSSSHFPIFAFADADWDSDVDDRRSTSGYCVYFGGNLVAWSSRKQHSVSHSSIEAEFHSVADSSTKIIWLENLLHELHIPIYGTPTIYCDNVSAVQISANPIMHSRTKYFELNLHFVQDKMNQQKLHIVHVLGLYQIADICTKPLSLNAFEKFKSKL, translated from the coding sequence ATGCATGATTCAAAACCTATTCCAACTCCTATGTTATCTTTCGAAAGGCTATCTCAATCTGGTGCTGAATCATTTGATGACCCTACATATTACAAGTCTATTGCAGGTGTCCCGCAATATTACACTCTCACTAAACCTGGTATTTGTTTTGCTGTCAACAAAGTCAGCCAATTCATGCACAAACCCTTGATCTCTCATTGGAAAGCTGTTAAGCGTATCGTTAGATACCTTTCTGGTACAACAGATCAGGGTCTTGTTTTTCATTCCTCTTCTCATTTTCCAATTTTTGCTTTTGCTGATGCAGACTGGGACTCTGATGTAGATGACCGGCGCTCAACCTCTGGGTACTGTGTTTATTTTGGTGGAAACTTGGTGGCCTGGTCTAGCAGGAAGCAACACTCCGTCAGTCATTCTAGTATAGAAGCCGAATTTCACAGTGTTGCTGACAGTTCTACGAAAATTATTTGGCTTGAAAATCTCCTGCATGAGTTACATATTCCTATCTATGGCACCCCTACGATTTACTGTGATAATGTTAGTGCTGTCCAAATATCTGCAAATCCGATTATGCATAGTCGCACCAAATATTTTGAGCTCAATCTTCATTTTGTTCAGGACAAAATGAATCAACAGAAATTACATATTGTACATGTCTTAGGACTTTATCAGATTGCTGATATCTGTACCAAACCCTTATCTCTAAATGCTTTTGAAAAATTCAAGAGCAAACTCTAG